A region of the Callithrix jacchus isolate 240 chromosome 5, calJac240_pri, whole genome shotgun sequence genome:
AATAACTGAAACCATTGCCTGTGGGAACAGATGGAAACCGGTACCACTGCCTTTTTGAGAAATTAAGCAAACCTCAGGTAAGAATATTAAACATTTGTCCTTCAGTACCCAGAATTTGTTTGGCTTATACAACTAGATAGATTAATAGTGGGGTTATTTGCTGAGATGgagaaaactgaaaaggaaacatTCCAGTGGGAATGTCAGTTCACGTTTTGAGAAATATTATCATCACTTTTCGGCCTTTGGGCTAAGATCAAATGAGAAACATTCCAAGCCCAAGTATGCATACTTTAAACTCTACAACTCCAATCCTACTTTGAAGGAAGGGATTAACGTTTATTTCCTACCTTTGTATGCCAGGTGGcatcatcttatttaatcttcaccatAGTCTTGTGAGATTAGTAATATTTCTGATTTATAAATGGGGAAATAGAAGATCAGATAGATTGAGTGACTCACAAAATCGCACAGCTAGTAAGGACACAAACCTGGTGTTCAAAcctaagttgttttttttgtttgtttgtttgttttgagacagtttcgctcttgttaccccgactagagtgcaatggcacaatctcggctcaccgcaacctccgcctcctgggttcaagcaattctcctgcctcagcctcccaagtagctgggactacaggcgtgcgccaccatgcccagctaatttttgtatttttagtagagatggggtttcaccatgttgaccaggatggtctcgatctcttgacctcgtgatctacccgcctcggcctccctaagtgctgggattataggcgtgagccaccgcgcctggcctaagttttttttttttttttctcccaagatGGAGATtttgcttttgtcgcccaggctggagtgtagtggtgagatctcggctcactgcaaccgctgcctcccaggttcaggtgattctcctgcctcagcttcctgagtagctgggattacaggcacctgccaaatacctggctaatttttgtgtttttagtagagatggggtttcaccatgttggccaggcttgtctcgaactccagCCTTCAATCCTAAGTCTTGAGAGAGCAAGTTCAAAGCTGTTTTCACCACACAGTGCTGCTATTCTTTCTCCATAACCTTTGTCAATGAACTTCTTGAATAAGATTATGAAAAGAGTGtcgtaaaagaaataaaatttggtcaggtgcagtggcttatgcctatagtcccagcactttgggaagccgaggcaggaggattgctgaaggctaggagtttgaggccacttgggcaacatagactccatctctacaaaacttttGGTAGAGGAGTCTCTACAGAGACTctagagagatggagtctcaccctgtcgccaggatggagtgcagtggtgccatattggcttattgcaatctccacctcccaagttcaagtgattctcctgccacagcctcctgagtagctgggtcatgcaccaccacgcctggctaatttttgtatttctagtagagatggggtttcaccatgttggtcaggctggtctcgaactcctgaccttgtgatccacccgcctcaggctcgcgaagtgctgggattacaggcatgaaccaccatgcgcCTGGcctttctagaaaaaaaacaattaaaaaaatttaaaaattagtattccTAGcaacttgagaggccgaggaaggtgAGGCTGCCGTCAGCTCTGATcacatcactatactccagcctgggcaactctcttaaaaaaaaaaaaaagtaagaagctgggtgtggtggctaccCAGGCGtatgtagtggtatgatcttggcttactgcagcctctgcctcccagattcaagcaatcttcatccctcagcctcccaagtggctggaattacaggcttctgccaccacactgggctaatttttatatttttagtagagacaagggtttcatAATGTTGACCAGTccggtcttgaaatcctggcctcccaaagtgttgggagccaccgtgcctgatcAACATTGTTATTAAAACTACTCCTAGTTGGCCTCAGTGGCTCCAGCTTGTAACCCCCAAACTTTGAGATGCAAGGTGAGAGGATGACTTCAGCCttggagtttgagacaggcctcggcaacatagggagaccccatgtctataaacaaaacaaaacaaaaaaaacaaatctcacaTGGAGCAAAGAtttaaatatcaagaaaatgaaacaataaaaattcttaaaaaaaaaaataggccaatgtgctgggtgcagtggcttatgcctatagtcccagttatgagggaggctgaggcaagagaattgcttgagcctgggaaatggaggttgcagtgagccaagatcatgacactacactccagcatggccaacaagcgagactctgtctaaaaaaaaataggctgatgcctgggcatggtggctcacacctgtaatcccagaactttgggaggccgaggtgggtggatcaactgaggttgggagtttgggagcagcctggccaatgtagtgaaaccccatctctactaaaaatacaaaaattagccgggcgtggtggcaggtgcctgtaatcccagctactagggaggctgaggtgggagaatcactttaacctgggattgggaggttgcagtgagccaaaatcagaacattacactccatcctgggggagagagcaagactccgtctcaaaaacaaaaccaaaaaacgcTGAATtggccagacactgtggctcatgcctgtaatcctcataccttgggaggcagaggcgggaggatcacctgaggtcaggagtttaagagcagcctggccaatatggtgaaaccccatctctactaaaaaatacaaaaattagccaggtgtggtggcatgcacctatagtcccagctactcaggacactgaggcagcagaatttctttctttctttctttctttttttaaatacagtggcTTTATTTCCATTGTTTATAGTCCCCAGCATCCCATCTGATAAAAACCTTCAACtctatgaacaaaaatatttcaagaaagtaTGTTACACGATAGTACATATAAGTAATAGTTGGGCAGAATTTTATCAACTCTAGAAGTTCTTAcccccaaaaaacaaattttaaaattcaaaaataacagctttatttaacATGTTAcatcttaacatttaaaataccATGCTCTAGTTAAATATTTCAACAACactgtatacaaataaaatattacacagaatatatttaagaaaatggttTGGTGTTTGATctgaacaataaataaaaacaggcaCTTGTACGTTGACAGGAAGCAGTTACTACTCAGAATAATAATCTTGCATAAGCAACATGTGAGAATATGGCAGTAATAAATTCTGGAGTTTTAAACTGACAAACCACCTATGCAAAAGTCTGCAACTTCAATCTTTTCACTCAAGTTCAAAAGTTACATTCACTTTCCTGGTCCAAATTGAAAATTCACAAACACGGTATGGTTGTTCCGGACAATTCAATCTTCAGTTGATCATTAAGGAATCAtactaattattttcaaatactaaaattagcttaTGATATGACTCAGCAAaccaaatacaagaaaaattaaaccCTCTTTCTCCTTATTATGACCATAAGATCAAAACAAGATAAATTAGATGAGTGTCAGAGAATGATTCTCATTTTGCAAAATTAATTAACACAAGAAAATACTGTTGGGGCAGCAGGAAATTTCCACAATTAAAGTGAATTCCACAACTGAAAATTAAAGTGTCAGTTTTCtagacaatttaaaatttatccaaatcccataaaaataaacttaattccATTCACAAAAACCACCGGATCATGTTAACAGTCTTTGTAGCCAATAGGCTGATAAACACCTGAACTGCAGATAAATCGGTCATTATTATGGGAAGTAGGAATATTATAGAAGagggtaaaacaaaaacaacttaaaatggtaaaattcCAGAAACATGATTTCAGATAAGAGGGGACAAGTTTGAAGGAAGTGTCTCTGTAGTTCCACATAAGAATGTCttggtgcttctcactctcaaatTTCAGCATATCTGAAAGGTCGGGGTGGTTGTCCTCTGGGGGTGTCTGGCCCAGCAGGAAGACTCGCCCCACCGTTTGGTTCCCCGCGTTGCTTTCTCGGCCCCAGGATTCCCGAATGGCTTGCCTTCTGGCAAAGTGTGGAGTGAGGGATTTAATCGCCAGCAACAAGAAGGGTTTCTTTGCACACTTTTCCGGCTGATCTATAAGCAGTGAATAATTGCAGCATCTCAAATACAGCGGAAAGTCTTTAAATCTGTCCAGCAAGTTGTTAA
Encoded here:
- the LOC100385332 gene encoding N-acetyllactosaminide beta-1,3-N-acetylglucosaminyltransferase 2-like, which translates into the protein MSVGRGRIKLLGILIMANVFIYLIVEVSKSSSQEKNGKGEVIIPKEKFWKISTAPEAYWNQEQEKLNRQYNPILSMLANQKEEAGRLSSVSHLKYCKPDLRVTSVVTGFNNLLDRFKDFPLYLRCCNYSLLIDQPEKCAKKPFLLLAIKSLTPHFARRQAIRESWGRESNAGNQTVGRVFLLGQTPPEDNHPDLSDMLKFESEKHQDILMWNYRDTSFKLVPSYLKSCFWNFTILSCFCFTLFYNIPTSHNNDRFICSSGVYQPIGYKDC